In a single window of the Leptospira sanjuanensis genome:
- a CDS encoding DEAD/DEAH box helicase, with protein MKKLKFSELNLSTEIQNAIAEMGFEEASPIQSEAIPVILKGKDIIGHAQTGTGKTAAFAIPTIELLEVESKHLQALILCPTRELVIQVSEQFRKLMKYKGNFEVVPVYGGQEIDRQLRALRKNPQIVIATPGRMMDHMRRGSIRLEDIKIVVLDEADEMLDMGFREDMEFILKDTPADRQTIMFSATMTDEILTLMKRFQKHPQIIDVTHQKLSAPKIEQIYYEIQENAKGEALARLIEYRNVKLALVFCNTKAQVDTVVELLKSRGYFAEALHGDLNQKQRDKVMNGFRNGSIEILVATDVAGRGIDVNNVEAVFNYDLPRDGEDYVHRIGRTGRAGKKGIAFSFIVGKQIYNLKKIERINGIKIELGKIPTLDDLEETKIHSYTSKVRSIVDAGHLAKYVNQVEKLMGDDYTALDIAAALFKMTITKDSITFDDSVQFESNFKFDERDSSKKKSGGGGRYRDRNFGRSGGGGSKPKSNSSGGGGRSYGSHGGGSGSGGGSKFSKGDRNPKSGGGSSSSFKKKKK; from the coding sequence ATGAAGAAACTCAAGTTTAGCGAACTAAACTTATCCACCGAAATCCAAAACGCGATCGCAGAAATGGGTTTTGAAGAAGCCTCTCCGATTCAATCGGAAGCCATCCCCGTCATTTTAAAAGGAAAAGACATCATCGGTCACGCGCAAACCGGAACCGGTAAAACGGCCGCATTCGCGATCCCAACGATCGAACTTCTCGAAGTCGAAAGCAAACATCTGCAAGCGCTGATTCTTTGTCCCACCCGCGAACTCGTGATCCAAGTCAGCGAACAATTCCGCAAACTCATGAAATACAAAGGGAACTTCGAAGTAGTTCCGGTTTACGGCGGCCAAGAAATCGACAGACAGCTTCGCGCTCTTCGCAAAAATCCTCAGATCGTCATCGCCACTCCCGGAAGAATGATGGATCACATGAGAAGAGGTTCGATCCGTCTCGAAGACATTAAGATCGTCGTTCTGGACGAAGCGGATGAAATGTTGGACATGGGCTTCCGCGAGGACATGGAATTTATTCTCAAAGACACTCCTGCGGATCGTCAGACGATCATGTTCTCGGCGACGATGACCGACGAAATTCTCACGCTGATGAAACGTTTTCAAAAACATCCGCAAATCATCGACGTAACGCATCAAAAACTCAGCGCTCCTAAAATCGAGCAGATCTATTATGAGATTCAGGAAAACGCGAAGGGAGAAGCCCTCGCGAGATTGATCGAATACAGAAACGTAAAACTCGCATTAGTATTCTGTAATACAAAAGCGCAAGTCGACACGGTTGTGGAACTTCTGAAATCCAGGGGTTATTTCGCGGAAGCTCTTCACGGAGATCTCAATCAAAAACAAAGAGACAAGGTGATGAACGGATTCCGGAACGGAAGCATCGAGATTCTCGTCGCGACCGACGTCGCCGGAAGAGGAATCGACGTGAACAACGTAGAAGCGGTGTTCAATTACGACCTCCCGAGAGACGGAGAGGATTACGTCCACCGTATCGGTAGAACGGGAAGAGCGGGTAAAAAGGGAATCGCATTCTCCTTTATCGTCGGGAAACAAATCTACAACCTCAAAAAGATCGAACGGATCAACGGAATCAAAATCGAATTGGGAAAAATTCCCACGTTAGACGATCTCGAAGAAACGAAAATTCATTCTTATACTTCTAAGGTAAGATCGATCGTGGATGCGGGTCATCTTGCGAAATACGTCAACCAAGTCGAAAAACTGATGGGCGATGACTATACGGCGCTCGATATCGCGGCGGCTCTTTTCAAGATGACGATCACCAAAGACAGCATTACCTTCGACGATTCCGTTCAATTCGAATCCAATTTTAAATTCGATGAAAGGGATTCTTCCAAAAAGAAATCCGGCGGTGGCGGAAGATATAGAGATCGTAACTTCGGAAGATCGGGCGGCGGCGGTTCAAAACCTAAATCCAATTCAAGCGGTGGAGGCGGCCGCTCTTATGGATCTCACGGAGGCGGCTCGGGCTCCGGTGGCGGTTCAAAATTCTCCAAAGGCGATCGAAATCCGAAATCCGGAGGCGGCTCTTCTTCTTCCTTTAAGAAAAAGAAGAAATAA